One genomic region from Corallococcus soli encodes:
- a CDS encoding thioesterase domain-containing protein, whose translation SRMYRTGDLARRRADAQLEYLGRTDFMVKLRGFRIELGEVEATLRQHPAVQQALVLARRDSPTGDPRLVAYVVASNVHPNDLRTHLQQKLPEYMVPSVFVPLAAFPLTPNGKIDRNALPTPDAGLARTTGEHQAPRDHLEQELVTIWEEVLGIQRIGVTSHFFELGGHSLLAVRLMASIREHLKRELPLSALFQAPTVEQLAALLRELPETFSPLVAIRRGGTRRPFFCVHPVGGNVLSYAELAQGLGTDQPFYALQSPGLDGKPLSPSTIEEMAATYVGLIRTVQPQGPYRLGGWSMGALVAFEMARQLQAAGDTVEVLTLIDPSNATEARVNIDVKDPGQVLAQFASDQGGLSGQDVGLPTPAVLERGLDAALEDLMVQGRESGLLSPQVQLPQVRTLFEVFANNLRAMKHYQPEPLAGRIVVLRASERPAAEQNDRGWSALAQDGLLLLDVPGNHYSVLRAPNVRTLAERLKRLLT comes from the coding sequence TCCCGCATGTACCGCACCGGAGACCTCGCGCGCCGTCGCGCCGATGCGCAACTGGAGTACCTGGGCCGCACCGACTTCATGGTGAAGCTGCGCGGCTTCCGCATCGAGCTGGGCGAAGTCGAAGCCACCCTGCGCCAGCACCCCGCCGTCCAGCAGGCACTCGTCCTCGCTCGCCGCGACTCACCCACCGGGGACCCGCGCCTCGTCGCCTACGTCGTCGCCTCCAACGTCCACCCCAACGATCTGCGCACGCACCTCCAGCAGAAGCTGCCCGAGTACATGGTGCCGTCGGTCTTCGTCCCCCTCGCGGCCTTCCCCCTCACGCCCAACGGCAAGATTGATCGCAACGCGCTCCCCACGCCCGACGCGGGGCTCGCCCGCACCACGGGCGAGCACCAGGCGCCGAGAGATCACCTGGAGCAGGAGCTGGTCACGATCTGGGAGGAGGTGCTCGGCATCCAGCGCATTGGAGTGACGAGCCACTTCTTCGAACTGGGAGGCCACTCGCTGCTCGCCGTGAGGCTCATGGCAAGCATCCGCGAGCACCTGAAGCGAGAGCTGCCGCTGTCCGCGCTGTTCCAGGCGCCCACGGTGGAGCAACTGGCCGCGCTCCTGCGCGAACTGCCCGAGACCTTCTCGCCCCTCGTCGCCATCCGGCGCGGAGGAACCCGCCGTCCGTTCTTCTGCGTCCACCCCGTCGGCGGCAACGTGCTGAGCTACGCGGAGCTGGCGCAGGGCCTGGGAACGGATCAGCCCTTCTACGCGCTCCAGTCGCCGGGGCTGGACGGCAAGCCGCTGTCACCCAGCACCATCGAAGAGATGGCGGCGACCTACGTCGGGCTCATCCGCACCGTCCAACCCCAGGGCCCCTACCGCCTGGGAGGCTGGTCCATGGGAGCGTTGGTGGCGTTCGAGATGGCCCGCCAGCTCCAGGCCGCCGGTGACACCGTGGAGGTGCTGACCCTCATCGACCCGAGCAATGCCACCGAAGCGCGCGTCAACATCGACGTCAAGGATCCCGGTCAGGTGCTGGCCCAGTTCGCCAGCGACCAGGGCGGGCTCTCCGGTCAGGACGTGGGGCTCCCCACTCCGGCGGTGCTCGAACGGGGCCTGGACGCGGCGCTCGAGGACCTGATGGTCCAGGGACGTGAGTCGGGCCTGCTCAGCCCCCAGGTGCAGCTGCCGCAGGTGCGAACCCTCTTCGAGGTCTTCGCCAACAACCTGCGCGCCATGAAGCACTACCAACCCGAGCCCCTCGCGGGCCGCATCGTCGTGCTGCGCGCCAGCGAGCGGCCAGCGGCGGAGCAGAACGACCGGGGCTGGAGTGCGCTCGCCCAGGACGGACTCCTGCTCCTGGACGTGCCCGGCAACCACTACAGCGTGCTGCGCGCCCCGAACGTGCGGACGCTGGCGGAGCGGCTGAAGCGACTGCTGACATAG
- a CDS encoding penicillin acylase family protein yields MRSAPVSLFLTLTVLCGCESTETPAPSRLKATVHRTAHGIPHIQADGYRSLGAGVGYTQAQDAVCILADQFLKVRGERARYFGRGPQDAYVESDFTYRGLALRTRAEATFASQSPELQELVKGYAAGYNQYLKDTPADQRPAPCKGANWVKPISAFDLLAYHLDLSLFDTLIPLLGYVANAQPPLVSAGGQGPQSRPLALSPRKDELGSNGWALGREKTAGGRGMLVANPHFPWEGSLRFHESHLTIPGKLDVYGVSLLGVPVINIGFNRNVAWTHTVTASSHLTLYRLKLVPGDPTAYLYDGQVRRMTGQEHTIAVRQDDGSLGKEKRTYWRSHHGPMLSGPGADWSSELAYTVRDATEGNDRFAEHWLRMNVARSLEEATQVERTVRGAPWVNTLLASVDGDTRYVDASPVPALSAQTVEAYRASLETTPDAPVFASLGLILLDGSTSRDEWVNLDGEARGLVPAPVAPQLVRNDYVFNANDPATFANPAAPLLDLPFGYEIFGTQGRLSTRSHMNLSLITEQGEGAASGSDGRFTLDELEQAILSNRTWVAEQLRAPVVQRCQGADPVMVEGVPVDITEACQLLASWDGRLDLDRKGAIVWREFLNGFSRSDLTQKGELFAQPFDPLQAATTPSGLTPAPVEGTDPVNQKLGEAVAVLTKAGIAVGARLGDVQFARKEDRVIPMHGGAAFEGVTNVVGYSGANATLLPQPQPQGALVSPGTGLTEKEGYLVDFGTSFLMVMEFTPQGPRANAVLSYSENADPDSPQFADQTDLFSGKRLRPILFNEADILADPALVTTELQVTTSSRLE; encoded by the coding sequence ATGCGATCCGCCCCTGTTTCCCTGTTCCTGACGCTGACGGTGCTCTGCGGTTGTGAGAGCACCGAAACGCCGGCGCCTTCGAGGTTGAAGGCGACGGTCCACCGGACCGCCCACGGCATCCCCCACATCCAGGCCGACGGCTATCGGTCCCTGGGGGCGGGAGTCGGCTACACGCAGGCGCAGGACGCGGTCTGCATCCTCGCGGATCAGTTCCTGAAGGTCCGGGGCGAGCGTGCGCGGTACTTCGGTCGGGGACCCCAGGACGCCTACGTGGAGAGCGACTTCACGTACCGGGGGCTCGCGCTCCGGACCCGCGCCGAGGCCACCTTCGCCTCGCAGTCCCCTGAGCTGCAGGAGCTCGTGAAGGGCTATGCAGCGGGCTACAACCAGTACCTCAAGGACACGCCCGCGGATCAGCGTCCCGCGCCGTGCAAGGGCGCGAACTGGGTGAAGCCCATCAGCGCCTTCGACCTGCTGGCGTACCACCTGGACCTGTCGCTGTTCGACACGCTCATCCCGCTGCTCGGCTACGTGGCGAACGCGCAGCCGCCGTTGGTGAGCGCGGGAGGCCAGGGACCCCAGTCGCGTCCGCTCGCCCTGTCGCCGCGCAAGGACGAGCTGGGCAGCAACGGCTGGGCCCTGGGTCGGGAGAAGACGGCCGGAGGCCGGGGCATGCTGGTCGCCAACCCCCACTTCCCCTGGGAGGGAAGTCTCCGCTTCCACGAGAGCCACCTGACGATTCCGGGGAAGCTCGACGTGTACGGTGTGTCGCTCCTGGGCGTGCCGGTCATCAACATCGGCTTCAACCGGAACGTCGCCTGGACGCACACGGTGACGGCTTCGAGCCACCTGACGCTGTACCGGCTCAAGCTGGTGCCGGGAGACCCCACGGCGTACCTGTACGACGGCCAGGTCCGCCGGATGACGGGCCAGGAGCACACCATCGCCGTGCGCCAGGACGACGGCAGCCTGGGAAAGGAGAAGCGCACATACTGGCGCAGCCACCACGGCCCGATGCTCAGCGGGCCCGGAGCGGACTGGTCAAGCGAGCTCGCCTACACGGTGCGGGACGCCACCGAAGGCAATGATCGCTTCGCGGAGCACTGGCTGCGCATGAACGTGGCCCGCAGCCTGGAGGAGGCCACCCAGGTGGAGCGCACGGTGCGAGGCGCGCCGTGGGTCAACACCCTGCTGGCGAGCGTGGACGGCGACACGCGCTACGTGGATGCCTCCCCCGTCCCCGCGCTGAGCGCGCAGACCGTGGAGGCCTATCGCGCCTCGCTCGAAACCACGCCGGACGCCCCGGTGTTCGCGTCGCTGGGGTTGATCCTGCTGGACGGCAGCACGTCCCGTGACGAGTGGGTGAACCTGGACGGCGAAGCGAGGGGCCTGGTGCCAGCGCCCGTCGCGCCGCAGCTCGTCCGGAACGACTACGTGTTCAACGCGAACGATCCGGCGACGTTCGCGAACCCCGCCGCGCCGTTGCTCGACCTGCCCTTCGGCTATGAGATCTTCGGGACGCAGGGCCGGCTCAGCACCCGTTCACACATGAACCTCTCCCTCATCACGGAGCAGGGAGAAGGCGCGGCGTCCGGGAGCGACGGACGCTTCACGTTGGACGAGTTGGAGCAGGCCATCCTGAGCAACCGCACCTGGGTGGCGGAGCAGTTGCGAGCCCCCGTCGTGCAGCGCTGCCAGGGCGCGGATCCCGTGATGGTCGAGGGAGTCCCGGTGGACATCACGGAGGCCTGTCAGTTGTTGGCGTCGTGGGATGGCCGGCTGGACCTGGACCGCAAGGGCGCCATCGTGTGGCGCGAGTTCCTGAATGGGTTCAGCCGTTCGGACCTGACGCAGAAGGGCGAGCTCTTCGCGCAGCCGTTCGATCCGCTCCAGGCCGCCACCACGCCGTCCGGGCTGACGCCGGCCCCGGTGGAGGGGACGGATCCGGTGAACCAGAAGCTGGGTGAAGCCGTGGCGGTCCTGACGAAGGCGGGCATCGCGGTGGGAGCCCGGCTGGGAGACGTGCAGTTCGCGCGCAAGGAGGACCGGGTCATCCCGATGCACGGAGGGGCCGCCTTCGAGGGTGTCACCAACGTCGTCGGCTATTCGGGAGCGAACGCGACGCTGCTGCCCCAACCGCAGCCGCAGGGAGCGCTCGTGTCACCCGGCACGGGGCTGACCGAGAAGGAGGGCTACCTCGTCGACTTCGGAACGAGCTTCCTGATGGTGATGGAGTTCACGCCGCAGGGTCCCCGCGCGAACGCGGTCCTCTCCTACTCCGAGAACGCCGACCCCGACTCACCCCAGTTCGCGGACCAGACGGACCTCTTCTCCGGAAAGCGGCTGCGGCCCATCCTCTTCAACGAGGCGGACATCCTCGCGGATCCGGCGTTGGTGACGACGGAGCTTCAGGTCACCACTTCGTCCAGGCTGGAGTAA